One Chanodichthys erythropterus isolate Z2021 chromosome 10, ASM2448905v1, whole genome shotgun sequence DNA segment encodes these proteins:
- the LOC137029648 gene encoding fish-egg lectin-like, with protein sequence MKLYLSVLLLFSCQFIHTLALNCEMICGTLKQIDAGSGSVVGVNNKNEVFILINNVFTKVFTSLKHFSVGPAGQFGVDTANNIFKVRGGSLVQIAGLLKQVDAGGDQNTAGVNMHDNIYCLNMDANNKLPSSSVPWVQLPGKLKYYSCGPYSCWGVNSNDHIYIKTGVSGNACSGTGNFVNIPGLLSMIEVSTDGRVFGVNAQGALFQRTGITRSNPSGSNWISMVACPKGHKHVSFDLGLLWVVCVDGSIRKCTL encoded by the exons ATGAAGCTGTATCTTAGCGTCCTGCTACTCTTCAGCTGCCAGTTCATTCACACTCTGG CTTTAAACTGTGAAATGATTTGTGGCACCCTGAAGCAGATAGACGCTGGGTCAGGCTCAGTGGTTGGAGTGAACAATAAAAATGAGGTCTTCATCCTGATTAATAACGTCTTCACAAAGGTCTTTACGTCTCTGAAGCACTTCAGTGTTGGTCCTGCTGGTCAGTTTGGGGTGGATACAGCAAACAACATCTTCAAGGTGCGGGGTGGCAGCCTTGTGCAGATTGCAG GCCTTCTCAAACAAGTGGATGCTGGAGGAGATCAGAACACTGCAGGTGTCAATATGCATGATaacatatattgtttaaatatggatgcTAACAACAAATTGCCATCCAGCTCTGTTCCTTGGGTTCAACTTCCGGGAAAGCTGAAGTATTACAGCTGTGGCCCATACAGCTGTTGGGGAGTGAACAGCAATGACCACATCTACATCAAGACG GGTGTGTCTGGTAATGCCTGTTCAGGGACTGgcaactttgtgaatattcctGGACTTCTGTCCATGATTGAAGTATCAACTGATGGCAGAGTCTTTGGTGTCAACGCTCAAGGGGCCTTATTCCAAAG AACTGGCATCACTCGATCCAACCCCTCTGGCTCAAACTGGATCTCGATGGTCGCCTGTCCCAAAGGCCACAAGCACGTGAGCTTTGACCTAGGATTGTTGTGGGTTGTCTGTGTTGATGGCTCCATCCGTAAATGTACTTTATAG